A genomic segment from Corylus avellana chromosome ca5, CavTom2PMs-1.0 encodes:
- the LOC132181930 gene encoding zinc transporter 1-like, translating into MVQHVRREANQAADSLAKESLRHPSDQVWIHALPDCLFHLVPLELHVLLIYLSYYITTSLPHHILSNSFFLPNIHNVSTLQQIFCLFFLILLPLLVWGDCTCDADDGERDKHQALVYKLAAIASILIAGAIGVCIPILGKTIPALRPEKGVFFIIKAFAAGVILSTGFIHVLPDAFESLTSPCLDEKPWRTFPFAGFVAMTSAILTLMVDAFATSYYRSSGFNSGAQGGVEDVEKAGDMHVHAHTHATHAHGPASTSLDLLRHRVVSQWLKAFVKGVGNNSTHVGPSEESHFSINCSMKNMP; encoded by the exons ATGGTTCAACACGTGAGGAGAGAAGCAAACCAAGCGGCCGATAGTCTGGCCAAGGAGAGTCTTCGACACCCGTCAGATCAAGTTTGGATCCATGCCTTGCCTGACTGTCTTTTTCATTTAGTACCTTTAGAGCTTCATGTTCTT CTCATATATTTGTCCTACTATATAACTACCTCTCTTCCTCATCATATTCTCTCAAATTCCTTTTTCCTTCCGAACATTCACAATGTGTCGACCCTTCAACAAATCTTTTGTCTCTTCTTCTTAATCCTGCTCCCTCTCTTAGTTTGGGGAGACTGCACGTGCGACGCCGACGACGGAGAGCGCGACAAGCACCAGGCGCTGGTGTACAAACTTGCCGCCATCGCTTCCATACTCATCGCCGGCGCAATTGGCGTCTGTATTCCGATACTAGGTAAGACTATTCCGGCCTTGCGACCCGAGAAGGGCGTGTTTTTCATTATAAAGGCGTTCGCCGCCGGCGTGATATTGTCGACCGGGTTCATCCACGTGCTTCCCGACGCTTTCGAGAGCTTGACGTCGCCATGTCTCGACGAGAAGCCGTGGCGGACGTTTCCGTTCGCGGGGTTCGTGGCGATGACGTCGGCGATCTTGACTCTGATGGTTGATGCCTTTGCGACGTCGTATTACAGGAGCTCCGGCTTCAATAGCGGCGCTCAAGGAGGGGTTGAGGACGTGGAGAAGGCGGGTGACATGCACGTTCACGCTCACACTCATGCAACGCATGCCCATGGCCCCGCTTCTACTTCGTTGGACCTTCTTCGGCATCGAGTCGTATCGCAG TGGCTAAAGGCTTTTGTGAAGGGTGTTGGGAATAATTCCACTCACGTTGGCCCATCAGAAGAATCTCACTTTTCCATCAACTGCAGCATGAAGAACATGCCTTAG
- the LOC132182605 gene encoding zinc transporter 5-like — MSTLQQNFCLFFIILLPPLVSGDCTCDADDGERDKHQALEYKLAAIASILIAGAIGVCIPILGKTIPALRPEKGVFFIIKAFAAGVILSTGFIHVLPDAFESLTSPCLGEKPWRTFPFAGFVAMTSAILTLMVDAFATSYYRSSGFNSGAQGGVEDAEKAGDMHVHAHAHATHAHGPASFVDDSTSLDLLRHRVVSQVLELGIVVHSVIIGISLGASQSPKIIRPLVAALTFHQFFEGMGLGGCISQAKFKVRTTSIMVLFFSLTTPIGIAIGTGISNVYNENSPTALIVEGILNAASAGILIYMALVDLLAVDFMNPRMQANLRLLIGANVSLLVGAGCMSLLAKWA; from the exons ATGTCGACCCTTCAACAAAACTTCTGTCTCTTCTTCATAATCCTGCTCCCTCCCTTAGTTTCGGGAGACTGCACGTGCGACGCCGACGACGGAGAGCGCGACAAGCACCAGGCTCTGGAGTACAAACTTGCCGCCATCGCTTCCATACTCATCGCCGGCGCAATCGGCGTCTGTATTCCAATACTGGGTAAGACTATTCCGGCCTTGCGACCCGAGAAGGGCGTGTTTTTCATTATAAAGGCGTTCGCTGCCGGCGTGATATTGTCGACCGGGTTCATCCACGTGCTTCCCGACGCTTTCGAGAGCTTGACGTCGCCGTGTCTCGGCGAGAAGCCGTGGCGGACGTTTCCGTTCGCGGGGTTCGTGGCGATGACGTCGGCGATCTTGACTCTGATGGTTGATGCCTTTGCGACGTCGTATTACAGGAGCTCCGGCTTCAATAGCGGCGCTCAAGGAGGAGTTGAGGACGCGGAGAAGGCGGGTGACATGCACGTTCACGCTCACGCTCATGCAACGCATGCCCATGGCCCCGCTTCTTTCGTTGACGATTCTACTTCGTTGGACCTTCTACGGCATCGAGTCGTATCGCag GTTTTGGAATTGGGAATTGTGGTGCATTCAGTGATAATTGGAATTTCTCTGGGTGCTTCTCAAAGTCCAAAAATAATAAGGCCTCTTGTAGCTGCATTGACCTTTCATCAATTCTTTGAAGGCATGGGACTTGGTGGATGCATCTCTCAG GCAAAATTCAAGGTCCGAACTACATCAATTATGGTGCTATTCTTCTCCCTTACAACACCAATTGGGATTGCAATTGGAACAGGAATATCCAACGTCTACAACGAGAACAGCCCCACTGCCTTGATTGTTGAAGGAATTCTGAACGCAGCATCAGCTGGGATCTTAATCTACATGGCTCTTGTTGATCTTCTAGCGGTTGATTTTATGAACCCTAGGATGCAAGCCAATTTACGCCTTCTAATTGGGGCTAATGTCTCTCTTCTTGTTGGGGCTGGTTGTATGTCTCTCCTCGCCAAATGGGCTTGA
- the LOC132181079 gene encoding zinc transporter 5-like: protein MSTLQQIFCLFFLILLPPLVSGDCTCDSDDGERDKHQALEYKLAAIASILIAGAIGVCIPILGKTIPALRPEKGVFFIIKAFAAGVILSTGFIHVLPDAFESLTSPCLDEKPWRTFPFAGFVAMTSAILTLMVDAFATSYYRSSGFNSGAQGGVEDAEKAGDMHVHAHAHATHAHGPASFVDDCTSLDLLRHRVVSQVLELGIVVHSVIIGISLGASQSPKTIRPLVAALTFHQFFEGMGLGGCISQAKFKIRTTSIMVLFFSLTTPIGIAIGTGISNVYNENSPTALIVEGILNAASAGILIYMALVDLLAVDFMNPRMQANLRLLIGANVSLLVGAGSMSLLAKWA, encoded by the exons ATGTCGACCCTTCAACAAATCTTCTGTCTCTTCTTCTTAATCCTGCTCCCTCCCTTAGTTTCGGGAGACTGCACGTGCGACTCCGACGACGGAGAGCGCGACAAGCACCAGGCTCTGGAGTACAAACTTGCCGCCATCGCTTCCATACTCATCGCCGGCGCAATCGGCGTCTGTATTCCAATACTGGGTAAGACTATTCCGGCCTTGCGACCCGAGAAGGGCGTGTTTTTCATTATAAAGGCGTTCGCTGCCGGCGTGATATTGTCGACCGGGTTCATCCACGTGCTTCCCGACGCTTTCGAGAGCTTGACGTCGCCGTGTCTCGACGAGAAGCCGTGGCGGACGTTTCCGTTCGCGGGGTTCGTGGCGATGACGTCGGCGATCTTGACTCTGATGGTTGATGCCTTTGCGACGTCGTATTACAGGAGCTCCGGCTTCAATAGCGGCGCTCAAGGAGGGGTTGAGGACGCGGAGAAGGCGGGTGACATGCACGTTCACGCTCACGCTCACGCAACGCATGCCCATGGCCCCGCTTCTTTCGTTGACGATTGTACTTCGTTGGACCTTCTTCGGCATCGAGTCGTATCGCAG GTTTTGGAATTGGGAATTGTGGTACATTCAGTGATAATTGGAATTTCTCTGGGTGCTTCTCAAAGTCCAAAAACAATAAGGCCTCTTGTAGCTGCATTGACCTTTCATCAATTCTTTGAAGGCATGGGACTTGGTGGATGCATCTCTCAG GCAAAATTCAAGATCCGAACTACATCAATTATGGTGCTATTCTTCTCCCTTACAACACCAATTGGGATTGCAATTGGAACAGGAATATCCAACGTCTACAACGAGAACAGCCCCACTGCCTTGATTGTTGAAGGAATTCTGAATGCAGCATCAGCTGGGATCTTAATCTACATGGCTCTTGTTGATCTTCTAGCGGTTGATTTTATGAACCCTAGGATGCAAGCCAATTTACGCCTTCTAATTGGGGCTAATGTCTCTCTTCTTGTTGGGGCTGGTAGTATGTCTCTCCTCGCCAAATGGGCTTGA